One Novipirellula galeiformis DNA window includes the following coding sequences:
- a CDS encoding complex I subunit 5 family protein: protein MNLDHLLPLMVVASSLIPGLVIFALGEQRKTARTILNLGGASVKLLLVAMMLWGVSQDHVYVVRFPITQSIDFALHADPFSLLFVTLSAVLWFLTTIYAIGYLENLPHCGRFFGFFSLCVAATSGIALSANLLTFLVFYEMLTLTTYPLVVHRGTPEAIRGGRIYLAYTVSGGAVLLLAMVWLQSIVGPVEFVVGGFLESAGHEYRNTFRWIFALLIVGFGVKAALVPLHGWLPEAMVAPAPVSALLHAVAVVKAGAFGIVRVVYDVFGVEFCGELGVATPLAIAAAVTILYGSLRAVYQNDLKRRLAYSTISQVSYIALGAAIVGPIATVGGIVHLVHQGLMKITLFFAAGNLAETLGIHEVSELNGVGRRMPWTMSAFTIAALGMIGVPPMAGFVTKWLLGSGAIAAGQWWVVGVLAGSTVLNAIYFLPIVYATWFKPPDGPWPHDHGRGRFETHLLLLIPPVLTAISVVLVGLLASMPFSPLDWARLIVEREYRP from the coding sequence ATGAACCTGGATCACCTGCTGCCGCTGATGGTCGTCGCCAGTTCGCTGATTCCGGGGCTCGTCATTTTCGCGTTGGGTGAGCAGCGGAAAACGGCGCGCACGATTCTCAATCTCGGCGGTGCGTCGGTGAAACTGTTGTTGGTAGCGATGATGCTGTGGGGCGTATCACAAGACCACGTGTACGTGGTGCGTTTTCCCATCACTCAAAGTATCGACTTCGCCCTACACGCCGATCCGTTCTCTTTACTGTTCGTGACACTGTCGGCCGTGTTGTGGTTTTTGACAACCATTTATGCGATTGGCTATCTGGAAAACTTGCCTCACTGTGGGCGTTTCTTTGGCTTTTTCAGTTTGTGTGTGGCGGCGACATCGGGGATCGCTCTGTCGGCCAATCTGCTGACGTTTTTGGTCTTCTACGAGATGCTAACCCTGACGACGTATCCTTTGGTCGTTCATCGTGGCACCCCAGAGGCGATTCGCGGCGGACGGATCTATTTGGCGTACACGGTTTCCGGTGGTGCGGTGCTGTTGTTGGCAATGGTTTGGCTGCAGTCGATCGTCGGTCCGGTGGAGTTCGTCGTCGGGGGATTCCTGGAGAGTGCCGGCCACGAGTATCGAAACACGTTTCGCTGGATCTTTGCGTTGTTGATCGTTGGCTTTGGCGTCAAAGCAGCATTGGTCCCGCTGCACGGTTGGCTGCCCGAAGCGATGGTCGCCCCCGCTCCGGTCAGCGCGCTGTTGCACGCGGTGGCCGTCGTCAAAGCGGGTGCCTTTGGCATCGTACGAGTGGTCTACGACGTCTTCGGCGTGGAATTCTGTGGAGAGCTTGGCGTCGCGACTCCGTTGGCGATCGCGGCGGCGGTGACGATTTTGTACGGATCGCTGCGGGCGGTTTATCAGAACGACTTAAAGCGACGATTGGCCTACTCGACCATCAGCCAGGTTTCTTATATCGCCTTGGGAGCTGCCATTGTCGGACCGATCGCGACCGTTGGCGGGATCGTGCATCTGGTCCATCAAGGCCTGATGAAGATCACGTTGTTCTTTGCCGCTGGGAATCTGGCGGAAACATTGGGTATTCATGAAGTCAGTGAACTCAATGGAGTCGGACGACGGATGCCTTGGACGATGTCCGCATTCACGATCGCGGCGTTGGGAATGATCGGCGTCCCACCGATGGCAGGTTTTGTGACCAAGTGGCTGCTGGGAAGCGGTGCGATCGCCGCGGGGCAATGGTGGGTGGTCGGTGTGTTGGCCGGCAGCACCGTGTTGAACGCGATCTACTTTCTGCCGATTGTGTACGCCACTTGGTTCAAACCGCCCGACGGTCCGTGGCCGCACGATCACGGACGCGGACGATTTGAAACCCATCTTCTGTTGCTGATCCCGCCGGTTTTGACCGCCATCTCCGTGGTCTTGGTTGGACTACTTGCCAGCATGCCGTTCAGTCCGCTGGACTGGGCGCGGCTGATCGTCGAGCGGGAGTACCGACCGTGA